The Candidatus Neomarinimicrobiota bacterium genome includes the window CCCGACCGCTTTCTCTGGAGAAGGGACAGGTTTCGCAGCCGGGGCAGTAGGAACCTTGGCCGGAGCTGTCTCTTCTTCTGGCTGCTGGATTCCTGCCCCCGCCTTGGATTGTGTCACTCCCACTGGTTCGACAGCTATACCCGCAACTATTTGATGGTATTGGATCCGACGTTCTTCCAGCTCCTTCCTGGGATTAGGTACCCCTGCCAACCGGGAGATATGCTCCAACTCCTCGTCGGTAGCCGTGGCGAACTGGTAAATGAGAGCATTTCGGTCACGCTGAGCAAATTCGTAATCAATGGGATGCTTATAGCCGTTGGGGCCGCCTACCATGTAAATACACTCCTCTGGGCAGGGGTAAGTACACAGATTGCAGTACATGCACTCCGACATGTCGATGTCAAACCGAGCCACCAGGAAGCGTTTGACGGAGCCGTGGGAGGTGCGGCTGGTCTGGGTGCTGCTCGGCAGGGAGCCGCGTTCCAGGTCCCTGGGCAGCTTGACAGTGTCGATTTTGATGCAGTCTACCGGGCAGGCTCGCTCGCATTGCAGACAGCCGATGCAGTCATCGATATCTACATGCAAGCGGGAGCGGATGACGTTGTATTTGCCCTCATCAAAGCCGATATGCCGATTCGGGATCGGCCACTTCTCATGGGGGTATTGGAGAGTAACGTTTAGCTTCCGCTTCCTTACGAAGTGATGCATGGTCACTCGCATACCATCCCAGAGAGTGATAAAAGCGATGCCTATATTTTTAAAGTAGCTACTCACGCGGTAAATTTTTTCAGGCCCATTCCTAGGCGAAAATCAATTCCCATATGCCGACAAAGAAGATATTGGCCAAGGCGAAGGGGATGAACACTTTCCAGGCCGTGTACATGAGCTGATCCACCCGCAGGCGGGGCCAGGTCCAGCGGAACCACATCATGGTTAAAATCAGGAGGATAGCCTTGGCCGAAATCCAGAAGACGCCCCAGATGGGCCCTTCCAGGAAGTACCACGCTTCCCTGAGCCCAAACAGACGGAGCAGACTACCCACCGGCGATAGCCAACCACCCAGGAAAACGATAGCGGCCATCAGCGAGACAATAGCCATATTGCCATACTCCGAGAGGAAGAAGATGGCCCACCGGAAGCCGGAGTACTCGGTCATGTAGCCGGCGACCAGCTCCGACTCAGCCTCGGGGATGTCGAAAGGCATCCGATTGGTCTCCGCTAAACCGGAAGCGAAGAAAATGATGAACGCGGCCACGGTAAAAGGGCTGTGCACCAGAAACCAGCGATGCTGTTCCTGCCAGGCTACGATATCATAAAACTGAAGGCTGCCCACTACCATGACCACCAGCAGGAGCGACATCCCCACCGGCAGTTCGTAACTGATGATCTGGGCCGCCGAACGCATGGCACCGTAGAGGGACCATTTGTTATTGGATGACCAGCCGGATAGAATGATCCCGATAACACCCACCGAGCTCACAGCGATGAC containing:
- a CDS encoding 4Fe-4S dicluster domain-containing protein; this translates as MSSYFKNIGIAFITLWDGMRVTMHHFVRKRKLNVTLQYPHEKWPIPNRHIGFDEGKYNVIRSRLHVDIDDCIGCLQCERACPVDCIKIDTVKLPRDLERGSLPSSTQTSRTSHGSVKRFLVARFDIDMSECMYCNLCTYPCPEECIYMVGGPNGYKHPIDYEFAQRDRNALIYQFATATDEELEHISRLAGVPNPRKELEERRIQYHQIVAGIAVEPVGVTQSKAGAGIQQPEEETAPAKVPTAPAAKPVPSPEKAVGEEEVDLSILDGISDRLARGKAKSILNRALRQGASIEEAVREIRTTLSELGKLDSETEAVLSRLVN
- the nuoH gene encoding NADH-quinone oxidoreductase subunit NuoH, translated to MTSIIDALMLPLSRLPGMPDDSTGLIIITAAILLGVIVFLFMAVNALVAVYLERKVSAFMQDRLGPMEVGFFGFRGGRRFWGGIAQTVADAFKLLAKEDIIPAAADRKLFVMGPFLLFGAAFCAFIGIPIGYGLAISDFNIGIFYVIAVSSVGVIGIILSGWSSNNKWSLYGAMRSAAQIISYELPVGMSLLLVVMVVGSLQFYDIVAWQEQHRWFLVHSPFTVAAFIIFFASGLAETNRMPFDIPEAESELVAGYMTEYSGFRWAIFFLSEYGNMAIVSLMAAIVFLGGWLSPVGSLLRLFGLREAWYFLEGPIWGVFWISAKAILLILTMMWFRWTWPRLRVDQLMYTAWKVFIPFALANIFFVGIWELIFA